One window from the genome of Equus quagga isolate Etosha38 chromosome 6, UCLA_HA_Equagga_1.0, whole genome shotgun sequence encodes:
- the NUDT2 gene encoding bis(5'-nucleosyl)-tetraphosphatase [asymmetrical]: MALRACGLIIFRRRLIPKVDNTAIEFLLLQASDGIHHWTPPKGHVEPGENDLETALRETREEAGLEAGQLTIIEGFRRELNYVAREKPKTVVYWLAEVKDCDVEIRLSREHQAYRWLGLDEACQLAQFEEMKAALQEGHKFLCSTAA; encoded by the exons ATGGCCCTGAGAGCATGTGGGTTGATCATCTTCCGAAGACGCCTCATTCCCAAGGTGGACAACACTGCAATTGAGTTTCTACTGCTGCAGGCGTCGGATGGCATCCATCACTGGACTCCTCCCAAAG GCCATGTGGAGCCAGGAGAAAATGACTTGGAAACAGCCCTGCGGGAGACTCGGGAGGAAGCAGGCCTAGAAGCAGGCCAGCTGACCATCATTGAGGGGTTCAGAAGGGAGCTCAATTATGTGGCCAGGGAGAAGCCTAAAACAGTCGTTTACTGGCTGGCCGAGGTGAAGGACTGCGACGTGGAGATCCGCCTCTCCCGCGAGCACCAAGCCTACCGCTGGCTGGGGCTGGACGAGGCCTGCCAGTTGGCTCAGTTTGAGGAGATGAAGGCAGCGCTCCAAGAAGGACACAAATTTCTCTGCTCTACAGCAGCCTGA
- the MYORG gene encoding myogenesis-regulating glycosidase, translated as MSQKPDEKSQAYPRRRPGSHTGRKSPEAVAAAAMYTFVPDNFSPSKPKPSKELKPLLGSAVLGLLLVLAAVVAWCYYSASLRKAERLRTELLDLNRGGFSIRNQKGEQVFRLAFRSGALDLDSCSRDGALLGCSRTADGRPLHFFIQTVRPKDTVMCYRVRWEEAVPGRAVEHAMFLGDAAAHWYGGAEMRTQHWPIRLDGQQEPQPFVTSDVFSSNAAFGGILERYWLSSRAAAIKVNDSVPFHLGWNSTERSLRLQARYHDTPYKPPAGRAAAPELSYRVCVGSDVTSIHKYMVRRYFNKPSRVPAPEAFRDPIWSTWVLYGRAVNQDKVLRLAQQIRQHRFNSSHLAIDDMYTPAYGDFDFDEAKFPNASDMFRRLRDAGFRVTLWVHPFVNYNSACFGEGVERELFVREPTGRLPALVRWWNGIGAVLDFTRPEARDWFQGHLRRLRSRYAVASFKFDAGEVSYLPRDFSTYRPLPDPSVWSRRYTEMALPFFSLAEVRVGYQSQNISCFFRLVDRDSVWGYDLGLRSLIPAVLTVSMLGYPFILPDMVGGNAVPERTAGGGGVPERELYVRWLEVAAFMPAMQFSVPPWQYDAEVVAIAHKFAALRASLVAPLLLELAGEVTDTGDPIVRPLWWIAPGDETAHRIDSQFLIGDTLLVAPVLEPGKQERDVYLPAGKWRSYKGELFDKTPVLLTDYPVDLDEVAYFIWTS; from the coding sequence ATGTCCCAGAAGCCTGACGAGAAGAGCCAGGCCTATCCCCGCCGCCGCCCCGGGAGCCACACAGGCCGTAAAAGTCCCGAGGCCGTCGCTGCCGCAGCCATGTACACCTTCGTGCCTGACAATTTCTCGCCTTCCAAGCCCAAGCCGTCCAAAGAGCTGAAGCCGCTGCTGGGCTCCGCggtgctggggctgctgctggtgTTGGCCGCGGTGGTGGCCTGGTGCTACTACAGCGCTTCTCTACGCAAGGCGGAACGCCTGCGAACCGAGCTGCTGGACCTCAACCGCGGCGGCTTCTCCATCCGCAACCAGAAGGGCGAACAGGTCTTCCGCCTGGCATTCCGCTCGGGCGCGCTGGACCTCGACTCCTGCAGCCGCGACGGCGCCCTGCTCGGCTGCTCGCGCACGGCCGACGGGCGCCCTCTGCACTTCTTCATCCAGACAGTGCGGCCCAAGGACACGGTCATGTGCTACCGCGTGCGCTGGGAGGAGGCGGTGCCGGGGCGCGCTGTGGAGCACGCCATGTTCCTGGGAGACGCGGCGGCACACTGGTACGGGGGCGCCGAGATGAGGACGCAGCACTGGCCCATCCGCCTGGACGGCCAGCAGGAGCCGCAGCCCTTCGTCACCAGTGACGTCTTTTCCTCCAATGCCGCGTTCGGAGGCATCCTCGAGCGCTATTGGCTGTCGTCGCGTGCGGCTGCCATCAAGGTCAACGACTCAGTGCCCTTCCATTTGGGCTGGAACAGCACCGAGCGCTCGCTGCGGCTGCAGGCGCGCTACCACGACACGCCCTACAAGCCGCCCGCCGGCCGCGCCGCGGCGCCGGAGCTCAGCTACCGCGTGTGCGTCGGCTCAGACGTCACCTCCATCCACAAGTACATGGTGCGGCGCTATTTCAACAAGCCGTCGAGGGTGCCGGCCCCCGAGGCCTTCCGGGACCCCATCTGGTCCACGTGGGTGCTGTACGGGCGCGCCGTGAACCAGGACAAGGTGCTGCGTTTGGCCCAGCAGATCCGCCAGCACCGCTTCAACAGCAGCCACCTGGCAATCGACGACATGTACACACCTGCCTACGGCGACTTCGACTTCGACGAGGCCAAGTTCCCCAACGCCAGCGACATGTTCCGCCGCCTGCGCGACGCCGGCTTTCGCGTCACGCTCTGGGTGCACCCGTTCGTCAACTACAACTCGGCGTGCTTCGGCGAGGGCGTGGAGCGCGAGCTGTTCGTGCGCGAGCCCACCGGCCGGCTGCCCGCGCTCGTGCGCTGGTGGAATGGCATCGGCGCCGTGCTCGACTTCACTCGCCCCGAGGCCCGCGACTGGTTCCAGGGGCACCTGCGGCGGCTGCGCTCGCGCTATGCCGTGGCCTCTTTCAAGTTCGACGCCGGCGAGGTCAGCTATCTGCCGCGGGACTTCAGCACCTACAGGCCGCTGCCCGACCCCAGCGTCTGGAGCCGGCGCTACACCGAAATGGCGCTGCCCTTCTTCTCGCTGGCCGAGGTGCGCGTGGGCTACCAGTCCCAGAACATCTCGTGCTTCTTCCGCCTGGTGGACCGCGACTCGGTGTGGGGCTACGATCTGGGACTGCGCTCGCTTATCCCCGCCGTGCTCACCGTCAGCATGCTGGGCTACCCGTTCATCCTGCCGGATATGGTGGGTGGCAACGCGGTGCCTGAGCGCACAGCGGGTGGCGGCGGTGTGCCCGAGCGCGAGCTCTACGTGCGCTGGCTGGAGGTGGCCGCCTTCATGCCCGCCATGCAGTTCTCGGTCCCACCCTGGCAATACGACGCCGAAGTGGTGGCCATCGCGCACAAGTTCGCGGCGCTGAGGGCCTCGCTCGTGGCGCCGCTGTTGCTTGAGCTGGCGGGTGAGGTCACCGACACGGGCGACCCCATCGTGCGCCCCCTCTGGTGGATCGCGCCCGGCGACGAGACGGCGCACCGCATCGACTCGCAGTTCCTTATCGGGGACACGCTGCTGGTGGCGCCGGTGCTGGAGCCGGGCAAGCAAGAGCGGGATGTCTACTTGCCGGCGGGCAAGTGGCGCAGCTATAAAGGCGAGCTTTTTGACAAGACGCCCGTGCTGCTCACTGATTACCCCGTCGACCTCGACGAGGTCGCCTACTTTATCTGGACATCCTGA